In Variovorax paradoxus, a single genomic region encodes these proteins:
- a CDS encoding AMP-dependent synthetase/ligase, whose translation MQTTAPTFPRLMLAHAEARPESPAVREKDLGIWQTWTWNAVAQEVREMACGLASLGFKAFDNLAIVGANRPHLYMAVIAAQSLRGVPVPLYQDAVAGEMVFMLQDAGIEFVIVEDQEQVDKLLECRDIQQGKLPAIRHVIYDDPKGLRHYDQPGLMSYEQLRALGREFDKANPGYYDRAVASGEATDVGVILYTSGTTGRPKGVCQTHASFIAAGRGGVETDRLGPGDNIMSYLPMAWVGDHLFSVAQWLVGGFTLNCPESSETVMNDMREIGPSYYFGPPRTFEGLLTAVSIRMEDAAAPKRWLYAKFMALARRVGADILNGAPVGMGDRALYALGNLLIYGPLRNVLGMSRIRVAYTAGAAIGPDLFRFYRSIGVNLKQFYGQTETCAYVCLQQDGKVKLQTVGTAAPGIELKIAADGEVLVRGVSVLKEYYKRPDATAEVLDANGYFHTGDAGVLDSEGHLRIIDRAKDVGRLVGGAIFAPNYIENKLKFFPQIKEAVCFGNARDEVCAAINIDFEAVGNWAERRGLAYGGYVDLAGKPDVLALVAECIGKVNADLATEDGMGETQIARFLVLHKELDPDDDELTRTRKVRRGFIAEKYAVLVDALYGGKAEQFIETQVKFEDGRTGSVSATLKIVDAKRFPLVKAAA comes from the coding sequence GTGCAAACAACCGCCCCCACCTTCCCCCGCCTGATGCTCGCGCATGCCGAAGCTCGTCCGGAGTCGCCGGCCGTGCGCGAGAAAGACCTCGGCATCTGGCAAACCTGGACCTGGAACGCCGTGGCGCAGGAAGTGCGCGAAATGGCCTGCGGCCTGGCGAGCCTGGGTTTCAAGGCCTTCGACAACCTGGCCATCGTCGGCGCCAACCGGCCGCACCTGTACATGGCGGTGATCGCCGCGCAAAGCCTGCGCGGCGTGCCGGTGCCGCTCTACCAGGACGCGGTGGCAGGCGAGATGGTCTTCATGCTGCAGGACGCGGGCATCGAGTTCGTCATCGTCGAAGACCAGGAGCAGGTCGACAAGCTGCTGGAGTGCCGCGACATCCAGCAGGGCAAGCTGCCGGCCATCCGCCACGTCATCTACGACGACCCCAAGGGCCTGCGCCACTACGACCAGCCCGGGCTCATGAGCTACGAGCAACTGCGCGCGCTGGGCCGCGAGTTCGACAAGGCCAACCCCGGCTACTACGACCGCGCGGTGGCCAGCGGCGAAGCGACGGACGTGGGCGTGATCCTCTACACCTCCGGCACCACCGGCCGCCCCAAGGGCGTGTGCCAGACGCACGCGAGCTTCATCGCGGCGGGCCGCGGCGGCGTGGAGACCGACAGGCTCGGCCCCGGCGACAACATCATGAGCTACCTGCCGATGGCCTGGGTGGGCGACCACCTGTTCTCGGTGGCGCAGTGGCTGGTGGGCGGCTTCACGCTCAACTGCCCCGAGTCGAGCGAAACGGTGATGAACGACATGCGCGAGATCGGCCCGAGCTACTACTTCGGCCCGCCGCGCACCTTCGAAGGGCTTCTCACGGCCGTGTCGATCCGCATGGAAGACGCGGCCGCGCCCAAGCGCTGGCTGTATGCGAAGTTCATGGCGCTGGCGCGGCGCGTGGGCGCGGACATCCTCAACGGCGCGCCGGTGGGCATGGGCGACCGGGCGCTGTACGCGCTGGGCAACCTGCTGATCTACGGCCCGTTGCGCAACGTGCTGGGCATGAGCCGCATCCGCGTGGCCTACACCGCGGGCGCGGCCATCGGGCCCGACCTGTTCCGCTTCTACCGTTCCATCGGCGTGAACCTCAAGCAGTTCTACGGCCAGACCGAGACCTGCGCGTACGTGTGCCTGCAGCAGGACGGCAAGGTCAAGCTGCAGACCGTGGGCACCGCCGCACCGGGCATCGAGCTGAAGATCGCCGCCGACGGCGAAGTGCTGGTGCGCGGCGTGTCGGTGCTCAAGGAGTACTACAAGCGCCCCGACGCCACCGCCGAGGTGCTCGACGCCAACGGCTACTTCCACACCGGCGACGCGGGCGTGCTCGACAGCGAGGGGCACCTGCGCATCATCGACCGCGCCAAGGACGTGGGCCGGCTCGTGGGCGGCGCGATCTTCGCGCCCAACTACATCGAGAACAAGCTCAAGTTCTTCCCGCAGATCAAGGAAGCCGTGTGCTTCGGCAACGCGCGCGACGAAGTGTGCGCGGCCATCAACATCGACTTCGAGGCGGTGGGCAACTGGGCCGAGCGGCGCGGCCTGGCCTACGGTGGCTACGTCGACCTGGCCGGCAAGCCCGACGTGCTGGCGCTGGTGGCCGAGTGCATCGGCAAGGTGAACGCCGACCTCGCGACCGAGGACGGCATGGGCGAGACGCAGATCGCGCGCTTCCTGGTGCTGCACAAGGAACTGGACCCCGACGACGACGAACTGACCC